The window TATTTGCCTGCCTTTctttttccgattatcaaacaaattttaatatcagacaaaaataacctgagtaaatataaaaagtacttttcaaatgataattttatttattaaaggaaaacagCTATCCAAACCAGTATAGCTCCAAGTGTAACTAGTATACACAACAACTGCAGTTAAGGCTTACTGATAAttggcagtgagtctttcacatctctgtggaggaattttgtccctcctttatttacagaaaattcattttccagcatgaacagcctgtttaagatcatgccacagcttcataatcagactttaactaggccactccaaaactttcattttgttttgtttttttaagccagtcagaggtgaacttgttggtgtgctttggatcattgtcctgctgcagaacccaagtacacctgagcttgaggtcacaaacagactGCCAGAcattcaggattgtctggtaaacagcatcATTGCTGGTTCCATATATTCAGGCACATGCCCGTTTGGCTCTTACTGccccaaagtgcccttttattaaatgtatttattattttttgtaagtgTATGTGAAATAGCCTAAACCCCCCAAGTCTACAATGTATAGGGGTAAGTGTCCTATATCCAATGCACATACAACACCAGGGATATTCTAGTATTGGCTAGCTGTAAGGGGACAGgaaacagcacagcacagaagGGACTTTGGATCATTTTTGGACCAGGTTTAAATATGACACCAACAGATGTACTAACTGCAATAGGCTATCACCAATTCAGTATCTAAGTCACTTTCTGTGACTGCTACCAtgtataatataatgtttttttacagaTTAAGTGTAATTTATTTCCAGCACATCCCAGCATGTTAATGTTTTTTACAGGACAAATCACAAACTGTTCAGAAACATAAACTGATAAGTCaagataaatacataaaatatttatttgtacaaAAGGTTTACATTGATAAAAAAATGCTACATATGAGTACACAGAGAGGAGATAAATACAAAGGTGTTCCAATGACGTACAAAATGTTCATAAGGCATTTGGTGTTCACAATCACATTTACAGTGTATTATTTAGCTGTGTACATTTACATTGAATAACTgtacaaatgtaaaataaacataataaaaacaagcatgactgttaaagtacattattagcattagttgcaTAAATGACTTGCATTTCAGCAGAACGTTTGCTGTTATGTCCAACATATTTTGCTACTTTAAACATAGTGGAGTTGCACATACAGTACAGCTGTggtaaaaaataaagagttttaaaGTATGGAAACACTCCTTTGAGGTGTACACTATCTACTACATTAAAAATGGGGAAATATTTCTATTAATCTACATTCTTATCTAAAATACACTTAACATTCTGAAATGGGCTTGGGTCGAATTGATCCGAATGGCCTTCAGACTATTACTGGACACTACTAAAGTTGTTGAACTTTGTGAGGAAAGAACAACTTTCAATTAAACTTCTACAGCAACAAATTCTAAAAGGCCTCAAAGGTTTACTTCACCCCAAGTATGGCAGTACAAGTGCAGTTAGCTTTATGTAAATGAGCTAATAAAAAAATCCCATTTACATTTTGGACACTAGTGACACCATGTGGGTGAAGTGCACCTTTAAACCTGAAGCTATTTGAAAATGATCTAACCTAACTAGTAATAAATCTTAAGTGTATTACATCCAATTTTAACTGGCCAAACCAGgaattttatttttacctttaccAGATGCAGCTCAAGTCAGTTATTTATTTGCAGTGcagagtttgtaaaataagtgtgAGTACTGTACACCTTCCAGAACAGAGAAGCTTTAACAACACTGAGGAAAATGCCTGGACATTATCCTAAAGGGAAGCCCAGAATTAGTACGAAACGCTGTAAGTGCTGAGGCAGCTGGTTTGTGCAATGTACTGAAATAAGAGAAAAGGATACAATAATTAAATAAGTGATAGTTGATAAGTGCAAGGAATCTATACTGCAGGCTGACCCTAGAAAAGAAGCCAATTAGCTCAAAGGGAGGCGACTGACAAGTGCAACAGAATcagagtttgtttgtttgtgttttgtgccatatcagcaacatgttggcCATTGTTAGCAACAGAATCAGAGAGCGAATTTGGAAGGAAAAAGCATGTCCATGTTGCCGCAGCTCTGTTAATCAACAGTGTCTGCCTAGAGCACCATCATTATTTCtcaggaaaaacaaaacaaattcacCAAAAATTCCAGTCATGCTTGCAAAAGCCTGAGtgtgatgttttaaaaaatggcAGCAGAGTATTTTTGTGACAAGCCACTAGATATTTTTGGTTCAAGGCCCGTTTTGTTCTTCCAGGACCTCAAAATACCGTTTTTGGAATGTGTCGGAATTCATTCTAGCAGCCGTATGGTCGTCATAACCATGCATGTTCAGGTGTAGAGTAACTATGCTCAACAGTCTGTGCCATGCCTAGACCATCAGACTCCAAGGTCCACACCATGCTCTCAACATCAATCTCTACgtcctctgtaaaaaaaaaaaagggaaaattttttttaatgcttcaagtgttgttctGCAGTATTTCTTAATATAACTATAGAAATgccattacattttaataataagcACTATAATGCAAATACTTCTctctttaaataatacaaagcaattttcaaataataaaaaaatctatttaaataaatacataaataagatTTCTTGAAAATTACCTGTCTGCCATTACCATTTCACACAAACAACTATTCAGAACAgacaaaatcttagcaagtttGTGTCTTTGCGTTTACCTCTGTCTGAATCAGATCTCTCTGAGCTTACAGCTGAGCCCAAGCTGTCGTTGCGCATCCTCTCCACGCCACCCTGCAGCTGCTGCAGCCGAACACGCAGTTCCTGCTGCTCCCAGCGCAGTCTGTCTTTTAGAAGTTTGGCCCGCTCATCCTGTTCTTTCAGTTTCTGCAAACACACAGATAACTGGATGAGCACAGTACCGCAAAACACTTCTAAAATCTACAtttcatataaatatttaaattaatagttctagaaaaaaaacatatctttgCACAAACTGAAGAGCATACAGCaattttattagaatatttttgTGCTGTGTGAAACATGCACGAACATCCCTTAGTTGTTTGGTACAAGACtacatataaacattttataacatggaaaatgttattttaagctAATGCTGTGCAATACATTGTATATACAGATattcattaataatattattatttttagtttttttaaaggcACATTATTCACCTACTACACAGGTTATCATCATGTAGAATTTAAGTCTACATATTTAAACAATTCTTTAAATTTGACTGGGTTAGTGAAATACCACCAAAAGTACAGTGTCTTAGACTCTGTtcttttattacaaatatattcattatttatttaaatatacagcatgCTGCATTTTGGTGTTACCAATAAATACTAATACTTTAACATTATACTCCGTTAAGGTTCAACAtactatatattgatatttaactTAAGCATATTGAGTCATCCTGTTTTAAAGGCAAACTAGTAATTGCCAGAACAGTACCATACATAACATCTATAGTAGGATTTTAATCAAGCTACGCATCAAAAACATCCCCAAAAAATGTTCATTTGAAATAACTCGGGTGTTGGGTGTTACTTCATTAGAGacctaatttaatttttaaaacacaAGGTTAAAAGAAAGCTTGCGTGAAAGCTGTAGCCTGACTAGCTCTCACTGTGTCACATAATTCAAAACATCACAATGTTACCGCTAGCAATAGGGTGATAAAAAATAATACCACACCACTATTAAAAAGCATTGACAATTTAAATACTGGGAATGTCTTCCACAACCTCAAATAAATCTACATAGAAAACAAAATCATCCTAGTAGTAGAATGTGTTTATTTTCCCCCAAAACACTACTATTAATacatcaataaaaatatttttaaccatGACATTTTGTGCATGTAATGGTTAAGACTCAAACTTGTTGTAGCCCTCTAGACTAGTATGCATAGCCCACATGATGTATTCATGGTGCAGAAAGATAAGACAGAAATGCAGTTACACCCACTGGACCACCTTAACATTATATGCCTGGATGAAGTAGTAAGTGCACCCCCCCCCCTTAACCTGCTCCAACAAAGTTCTCAATCACTTTTTCTGCAGCTTGTACAATTTTCTAATTTACACAATCTGTCTGTTAAGTCTATAAATAGAACATCCTACTAGACAGTCCAGTGTTACACCTGGCTTTAGTGTATGTACACACTTCTGAGCGGTCcttgtttatattatttgtaaCTTTGGACTTGTTTTACAACTATGACTTTAGATTCGCTCTGATTTACTGTAGAAAAGGCAGCCTGAACAGTCAGGAGTATTGTTCtccaccccaaccccccccctcAATGACATGGTTTAATAAGTGGTCCTTAGTAAAGGCTGGTGGTTCTATAGTGATGGCAGTGGGTCAGTGCGTTCGTTAATGGCGGCAGTGGCTAAACTGATTTTCTCACCTTTATGTGTAGCTGTGCCCTCCTGAGCAGGTTCAGAGTGGTGTTCCTCGTCGAGTCTGAGGATAGTGGGACCTGCTGCTTTAACTGCTCCAAGCAGTGACGCAACTGAGCTCGTCTGTAAGCAGAAAAAATACACTGTACTTCTGAAAAATAGGACACTTCTGAAACATGCCCAGTGAAATTACATTTGGGAAGTTAGCCTACCTGTGCTTTTCCAATTCATTGTGAACTGACCTGAGAGggacagagaggaaaaaaaaaaatactaaataatgaaTGAGGTGATTAGTGTTCAGTAGGGGTGTAATGGCACGAGTATTCGTACCCAACCATGATGGTACATGGGTTATGGTTCAGTGGAGGCAGATATGTGGAGAAAATACCCGGCACATGCTATTAGTGTAATGCAGTAATTTCACAAGTGAGTAAACCACCCAGAAAACGTATGCTGCAAGTAGTTGATTTGCATGGCATTAGTAGTTTAGGAGTCTCACAAAGTAACTACAGTCTTGTTCAGGatgtaatcattttaaaattctgTTTATGTATGATATTGTCTGTAAAGCATTTTGTGTgcagcatttttaaaaaatgctaacaTTTAACAAACAAAACCATTTTTCCCCACATTGTTCCGAACTTCATGAAGTCCAAACTGCAGTGTGATCTGACTTTTGTGTACTGTTACGCCACATATACAGTGTTTTcattaataacaatattaattatAGGATTGttaattaataacaattttatAATATGTTTGGTGTAGGATGTAATGAACTACAATTCAAGGTGGTtagattttataaaaaaagacaAGTGCTGGACAGCACCAATACATCCTTATTAAGTTAGTATTGTAGTAGTTATTGAACAAAAGTGAATGTTATTTTTGTACTATAATCCACATGCAAACAAActtaaatttaaacattttctgcatGTTTTAAAATAGTGTTGCAACATAGTGTAGAAAATGTAGCGTAGAAAAATAAAGTGTGCAAAGGATGTGAGTAAGTGTACATACACATTATGTGACTGGGCCACCGAAACCTTGACATTAATccaaaaaaacagcatgaaaGCTTGTTTCGGTTTGACTGTTAAGTTCCGTCTTTTAAATCTCTTAGACAGCATTTGGACGTTAACCATACACAAATAACAATACCAGAAAGTAAATGAACTTAAGATAAGATCAGCACAGGCAGATAACTTACTTAACAATTTACAAACACTGAATTGATGTTTCAGATCTGACCAACGCTGATTTTGGATCATGTATCTATTGAACCCCAGAACAGCAGAATGTTTAGGTGATGCTGGACTAAAGTGCCAAAAAGTTTATATTGCGTCTATTTTACTTCAATTTATCTGTAATGCTTTAACAgtgaatatgctttttttttaatattttgaatattGTCAGGCTtcaaagacatttaaaaatggCAGATCTCATTATAAGAAGTGTAATTTATTGTGCTTAATTGACtgcaaaaaaatactgaaaaaattattatatttttttttacagcttgcCTAGCCCTAGTTACTTCCATACCTGAGCATATTAAAACCTCACAGTATTAGATTATTAAACACATAGTACAATAGTTAGCCAAGTTAGTGTGTTCATACCGCTGGTACACATGCTCATGACAAAGGATAATGATGCGTGAAAGGACAGTAAAGCCTAAATAAAGTATCAAGCCAAATTAATCAAGTTTCAAATAACTTCTGTGTTTTATCTATTACTATCCTTAACACTAAAACTATGTAGTACAACACCAATAGTAATCCCATATTGTAAAATCTTTGAATAAACTTACCTGCTGTTCCCTGGAGAAGTCCTcttatttttctgtctgtttcgTTTCTCAGAGTCTTTGCTGTAAAATGGGAGTGCTGAGGCATAGCCGTGTTCAGCTTCTGAGGGGTAAATAAAATTAGAACATGACGagctgttttatctttattttttacaaattaagaCTCCAATTACAGATCGCTTTAATGTAGTTTTAACTCTATGTCAGATATCATATATGAAATGTTTActagaaacaaaagaaacactAGAAATAATAGATCTATTCTACATCACAGTACCAGGATGAAATAACCTTAATGTACAACTCGAGTTTCAGATATCTATAGTTACGTTTTCAcaagtaaaagtttaaaatttgAATTCTGATAAGTAGATTTTAAATATGTGCAGTTTTAGTCCTCTATAATCTATAACTATCCATAAAGGGTGTTCCATACTGTATCGCaaacaataatatcgccaacatttttgaatatcatgaacaatattataccctgaaatatcgtgcaatatcacccaaccaattatcacatcagggtactaaaaagaagaaaaaggaaaattcacactgttcccatttttcattttatatctAATAGAGCtagatctgtccagtatcatttatcaGGATCtttggcttctgttacaaatcttataaacttcttgtattttttaatatctcagttaggggtgtgccatatcatatcatatgcaaaaatacaattaaattttaattttgttgcagtagtgtatcttatattcttatatatatatatatatttaaggtaGGTAACCTATAGGTTATCACTGGTGTTATTTTAGGCTTAAACatgacacaaaacaacaaccagttaggttagctagcacTTCCCGAGAGGACGCCCACACACCACAAAATCAGTAATTTACGAACTGACACTAAGACTAAGGTTAGCGTCCAAATCTGTTAATCTGCTACATTTTTCGTTACAGTAAAATAGGTTAACGTTTAATGCGGGTTATTGAAATTTTCCTGAAATTTAACTAGTCCGCCAGACACCACTGTGTTACCAGGATCTGCAGTTTTGTTTTCGCTTTTTGGCGCCACCCGCATTATCTTAATCACCGGTAAATAACTCACACACTGTTGTGCGCAAATAATGTTTGAGAATAATGAGGGTAAAGTTTATTAATCTGAGTAAATTACTGGTGTTTGATGTAGAAACTCTAATGTTAGCGCTCACTATCGCAGCTTCGTTTTCAAATGTACCGCCACTTCGCGCCTTTGTGTACAATGGGGGCTTGAATG of the Astyanax mexicanus isolate ESR-SI-001 chromosome 10, AstMex3_surface, whole genome shotgun sequence genome contains:
- the mxd3 gene encoding max dimerization protein 3 isoform X1 encodes the protein MEVNTYNIQVLLQAAEYLERKEREAEHGYASALPFYSKDSEKRNRQKNKRTSPGNSRSVHNELEKHRRAQLRHCLEQLKQQVPLSSDSTRNTTLNLLRRAQLHIKKLKEQDERAKLLKDRLRWEQQELRVRLQQLQGGVERMRNDSLGSAVSSERSDSDREDVEIDVESMVWTLESDGLGMAQTVEHSYSTPEHAWL
- the mxd3 gene encoding max dimerization protein 3 isoform X2 produces the protein MEVNTYNIQVLLQAAEYLERKEREAEHGYASALPFYSKDSEKRNRQKNKRTSPGNSRRAQLRHCLEQLKQQVPLSSDSTRNTTLNLLRRAQLHIKKLKEQDERAKLLKDRLRWEQQELRVRLQQLQGGVERMRNDSLGSAVSSERSDSDREDVEIDVESMVWTLESDGLGMAQTVEHSYSTPEHAWL